A genomic window from Sphingobacterium spiritivorum includes:
- a CDS encoding ParA family protein codes for MLILIGNQKGGAGKSTLTLLLANYLTQQQERRVTVLDMDYQQSLSAKAEKAKILENEPLYEIVPADLSHFPAMQRKLGKARNEIVLIDLPGKMDDDGLIPIFAAADAVLCPFAFDEFSVDSTLLFAMVIGKINKRAPLIFVPNRIKNTVKYETRTEVEKVLRGFGTVAPGLPDRIDFQRINTFQTPIILYPVVLPLLDLIYEQYIAKEEPS; via the coding sequence ATGCTCATACTTATAGGAAACCAAAAAGGCGGAGCGGGAAAAAGCACGCTCACCCTGCTGCTCGCCAACTACCTGACCCAGCAACAAGAACGGCGGGTTACGGTGCTCGATATGGACTATCAGCAATCACTTTCCGCTAAAGCCGAGAAAGCAAAGATTCTGGAAAATGAACCGCTGTACGAAATCGTTCCAGCCGACCTCAGCCATTTTCCGGCAATGCAACGGAAATTGGGAAAAGCACGGAATGAAATCGTACTGATAGACCTGCCGGGCAAGATGGACGACGACGGGTTGATACCCATATTCGCCGCCGCCGATGCGGTGCTCTGTCCGTTTGCCTTTGACGAATTTTCCGTGGATTCGACATTGCTGTTTGCAATGGTCATCGGCAAGATCAACAAGAGAGCGCCCCTCATTTTTGTACCGAACCGTATCAAGAACACCGTCAAATACGAAACCCGGACGGAAGTCGAAAAGGTACTGCGAGGCTTTGGCACGGTCGCCCCCGGTCTGCCGGATCGCATAGATTTCCAGCGGATAAATACGTTCCAGACACCGATCATCCTGTATCCCGTTGTGCTACCGCTCTTAGACCTAATCTATGAACAATACATTGCTAAGGAGGAACCATCATGA
- a CDS encoding TraG family conjugative transposon ATPase: MKTERKTTFEMPYVGIDHYQGMSVLYGDRGDFSVVMRLTNPVLQYGADPEAYTVFQQVLLNVIKILGEGHIIQKHDVFIKRKYRPKPASEFLEQKYQEHFEGREYTEIRTYLTVTRQVKKGAFYTYDKKVLVTFGQNMAKVFDLLSGAALNPSYLTEAEINRFVNRVLCMEFEQPHITLDNLRCGDRELQIGDRAVRCISMVNTDSVDLPEKVGSFTARTETNGMRDFPVDNLFFLHNVPGYRTIIYNQLLEIPSQQITLGKLEVKRKRHSSVPDPANLMCVEDIDRLLVDVARDNQLLVHAHYSMIVCADTDRIDKTANFIEAALFQQGIIPSRNAYNQLELFRCALPGNGVELKKYDWFLTTADAALCFFFKERLPTDEPSEFLLRFTDRQGVPVAIDPSDLVMRTGRIKNRNRFVLGSSGTGKSYAINAICQQYLQYNTDVVIVDVGHSYSGLCSTYGGKYITYSEEKPITMNPFAISEEEYNIEKKDFLITLICLLWKGSEGTVTTVERDVISNVISAYYAHHFDKAIEDRVDKLDFNSFYEFAVRKIPDIRNEESIAFDVEEFRFVLKKFYRGGEYEAILNEEADQSLFNEQFIVYEIDNIQNNKTLLPIVTLIIMDLFVQKMRHRKNRRKTLILEEAWRAISSPMMANFLLYLNKTVRKFWGEIIEVTQEINDIIGNPIIKDSIINNSDTIILLQQNEADFRKVAELLSINEAEQKKIFTINRLDNKDGRARFNEFYIRRGNTGEVYGVEVSIYHHLAFTTEKPEKSAVEIYAKHHGSYPAALTAFVSDMEKSGLALGDFVQRVNENNAPVETQREYFKPDFT; the protein is encoded by the coding sequence ATGAAAACAGAGAGAAAGACAACCTTTGAAATGCCCTATGTGGGTATTGACCATTATCAGGGAATGTCGGTACTGTACGGCGACCGTGGTGATTTTTCAGTCGTTATGCGATTGACCAATCCCGTCTTACAGTATGGCGCCGATCCCGAAGCCTATACCGTTTTCCAACAAGTCTTGCTGAACGTCATCAAGATACTTGGCGAGGGGCATATCATCCAAAAACACGACGTATTTATCAAACGGAAATACCGCCCCAAACCCGCATCCGAATTTTTGGAACAGAAATACCAGGAACATTTTGAGGGTCGGGAATACACCGAGATCAGAACCTACCTAACGGTGACCCGTCAGGTCAAAAAAGGGGCATTCTATACCTATGACAAAAAAGTGCTTGTCACTTTCGGGCAGAACATGGCTAAAGTCTTTGACCTGCTTTCGGGTGCTGCCCTTAATCCCTCATATCTTACGGAAGCCGAAATAAACCGCTTTGTAAACAGGGTGCTCTGCATGGAGTTTGAGCAACCCCACATCACATTGGACAATCTCCGCTGCGGAGACCGTGAGTTGCAAATAGGTGACCGGGCCGTCCGCTGTATCAGTATGGTCAACACCGATTCGGTTGACCTGCCCGAAAAGGTCGGATCGTTCACCGCCCGAACCGAAACAAACGGTATGCGTGATTTTCCGGTAGACAACCTTTTTTTCCTGCACAATGTTCCCGGTTATCGCACCATTATATATAACCAGCTATTGGAGATACCCAGCCAACAGATCACGTTGGGTAAACTTGAAGTAAAGCGTAAAAGGCATTCGAGTGTACCCGATCCGGCCAACCTCATGTGCGTGGAAGACATTGATCGATTGCTTGTAGACGTGGCCCGTGACAATCAACTATTGGTACACGCCCATTACTCCATGATCGTATGTGCCGATACGGATAGGATCGACAAGACGGCCAATTTTATTGAAGCCGCATTGTTCCAACAGGGGATCATTCCCTCACGCAATGCCTACAACCAATTGGAGCTGTTCCGGTGTGCCCTGCCGGGCAATGGCGTGGAACTGAAAAAATACGATTGGTTCCTGACTACCGCCGATGCCGCCCTTTGTTTCTTTTTCAAGGAACGGCTGCCGACCGACGAACCATCGGAATTTCTGCTAAGGTTTACCGACCGTCAAGGGGTGCCCGTGGCGATAGACCCATCGGATTTGGTTATGCGCACTGGGCGCATAAAAAATCGCAATCGCTTCGTTTTGGGGAGCAGTGGTACGGGTAAAAGTTATGCCATAAATGCGATCTGTCAGCAGTACCTGCAATACAACACGGACGTGGTGATCGTGGATGTGGGGCATTCCTATTCCGGTCTTTGCAGTACCTATGGGGGCAAGTACATCACCTATTCGGAAGAAAAGCCCATCACGATGAACCCCTTTGCGATCAGCGAGGAAGAATACAACATCGAGAAAAAGGATTTCTTGATAACGTTGATCTGCCTGCTCTGGAAAGGTTCCGAGGGTACGGTGACCACAGTAGAGCGAGACGTAATTTCCAATGTCATTTCAGCCTATTACGCCCATCATTTCGATAAGGCCATCGAAGACCGAGTAGACAAACTGGACTTTAATTCCTTTTATGAATTTGCTGTTCGGAAAATCCCCGATATAAGGAATGAGGAAAGCATTGCTTTTGACGTGGAGGAATTTCGGTTCGTGCTAAAGAAGTTTTACCGAGGAGGCGAATATGAAGCCATATTGAACGAGGAAGCCGACCAATCCCTGTTCAACGAGCAATTCATAGTCTATGAAATTGACAATATACAGAATAACAAGACGTTGCTGCCCATTGTCACGCTCATAATCATGGATCTGTTCGTGCAGAAGATGCGCCACCGGAAGAACCGCCGGAAAACGCTGATCTTGGAGGAAGCATGGCGGGCCATTTCGTCGCCCATGATGGCAAATTTCCTTTTATACCTGAACAAGACCGTACGGAAATTCTGGGGGGAAATCATCGAGGTGACACAGGAGATCAACGACATCATCGGCAACCCCATCATCAAGGACAGCATCATAAACAATTCGGACACCATCATCCTGCTGCAACAGAACGAAGCCGACTTTAGAAAGGTTGCCGAATTGCTGTCCATCAACGAAGCGGAGCAAAAAAAGATTTTCACGATCAACCGTCTGGACAACAAGGACGGACGTGCCCGTTTCAACGAGTTCTATATCCGTCGGGGAAATACGGGCGAAGTGTACGGTGTGGAGGTTAGCATTTACCACCACTTGGCATTCACGACCGAAAAACCCGAAAAAAGTGCCGTGGAGATTTACGCCAAACATCATGGCAGCTACCCGGCCGCCCTAACGGCGTTTGTCTCCGACATGGAAAAGAGCGGTCTTGCATTGGGCGATTTTGTGCAAAGGGTGAACGAGAACAACGCGCCCGTTGAAACACAAAGAGAATATTTTAAACCTGATTTTACATGA
- a CDS encoding DUF4134 domain-containing protein, translated as MQSIRFLTVFLTVIFFALYATAQPGLAEFREVRREVNTWYYNFSDLAFVIGAVCGLLGGLRVYSNWQSGKHHIDAQVMGWFFSCLFLSLVGAALKALFGVN; from the coding sequence ATGCAATCCATCCGTTTTTTGACAGTATTCCTTACTGTCATTTTTTTTGCCCTGTACGCCACCGCCCAGCCCGGTCTTGCCGAGTTTAGGGAAGTGCGCAGGGAAGTCAATACTTGGTATTACAACTTCTCTGACCTTGCCTTTGTCATCGGTGCTGTATGCGGACTGCTCGGAGGACTACGGGTGTACAGCAACTGGCAATCCGGCAAGCATCACATCGATGCGCAGGTCATGGGGTGGTTCTTTTCCTGCCTGTTCCTGTCGCTCGTCGGCGCCGCACTAAAAGCCCTGTTCGGGGTAAACTAA
- a CDS encoding DUF4134 domain-containing protein: MTVNTKKLFAVAALSLSAVQSTFAQGGTVGIDAATSSLTSYVDPISTLILAIGAVVGLIGGIRVYIKWNSGDQDINKELMSWGGSCLFLVLVSVVIKAFFGV, from the coding sequence ATGACAGTAAACACTAAAAAACTGTTTGCCGTGGCCGCACTTTCATTGTCAGCGGTCCAATCAACATTCGCACAAGGCGGTACAGTAGGTATCGATGCCGCCACATCTTCGCTTACCAGCTATGTCGATCCAATTTCGACGCTCATTCTCGCCATCGGTGCGGTGGTCGGGCTCATTGGGGGAATACGGGTGTACATCAAGTGGAACAGCGGAGATCAGGACATCAATAAGGAACTGATGTCGTGGGGCGGTTCCTGTCTATTCTTGGTACTCGTGTCGGTGGTCATTAAAGCGTTTTTCGGCGTATGA